A part of Thalassophryne amazonica chromosome 3, fThaAma1.1, whole genome shotgun sequence genomic DNA contains:
- the LOC117506717 gene encoding cytokine-inducible SH2-containing protein-like produces MILCVPGPRSILPPAPSIDTPRGMRAGTLSNPPCLQNTSLQWDPAKDLQAIASNIYYLENSGWYWGAVTAAQAHAALQEASEGAFMVRDSSHPLYMLTLSVRTARGPTSIRIQYSSARFSLDSSFPARPNLSSFPNVPSLVQHYIGSERKAAGRNMEGEAPCKPSQPIIQETPILLKLKTAVYKPQGLPSLQHLTRLVINRHCDYPEQLPLPRPLMRYVQDYPFRV; encoded by the exons ATGATTCTTTGTGTAccagg tcCTAGATCAATTCTGCCTCCTGCTCCTTCCATCGACACCCCACGGGGTATGCGGGCAGGAACGCTTTCCAACCCCCCTTGCCTTCAAAACACCTCCCTGCAATGGGACCCTGCGAAAGACTTGCAAGCAATTGCCAGCAACATCTACTACCTAGAAAACTCAG GTTGGTACTGGGGGGCTGTGACGGCAGCTCAGGCCCACGCTGCACTGCAAGAAGCATCTGAAGGAGCTTTTATGGTACGAGACAGCAGCCACCCTCTGTACATGCTGACCCTCTCGGTCAGGACTGCACGTGGTCCAACCAGCATACGGATTCAATACAGTAGTGCCCGGTTCTCGCTGGACTCCAGCTTCCCGGCCCGACCCAACCTTTCTTCTTTCCCCAACGTGCCCAGTCTGGTGCAGCACTACATAGGATcagagaggaaagcagcagggaggaacatgGAGGGAGAAGCTCCTTGCAAACCCTCTCAGCCGATTATTCAGGAGACGCCCATACTGCTAAAACTCAAGACAGCTGTGTACAAACCCCAGGGCCTCCCCAGCCTACAGCACCTTACACGCCTCGTTATTAACAGACACTGTGATTATCCCGAACAGCTACCGCTCCCGAGGCCTCTGATGCGCTACGTACAGGACTATCCCTTCAGGGTATGA